One window of Acidobacteriaceae bacterium genomic DNA carries:
- a CDS encoding prepilin peptidase — protein sequence MLAFELPAFLLGLLFGSFLNVCISRLPEHRSVAKPRSHCPKCLAPILWYDNVPLLSWVLLAAKCRNCKAAIPWRYPAVELATGLWFALASRIGYVEAVGGAASTNIYLTLVEFVILGFLLIGLLVMDWQTHTLPDAFTLTGTAIGFFLVCVQAIFLPRGAYDIHLNSQHSLRLSSPGSFASQGDVFMTGPEHLVWGRVLAMCMAAAIPWLIRALYKAIRKQEGLGFGDVKLMAMIAAFLGFASAMVAFFVGVILGAAYGIVLLARRRATTASQIPLGTFLCIGGLVAALLGGPMVEWYRGFF from the coding sequence ATGCTCGCTTTTGAGCTCCCTGCGTTTCTTCTTGGCCTGCTTTTCGGCAGCTTTTTGAACGTCTGCATTTCGCGGTTGCCGGAACACCGGAGCGTGGCGAAGCCGCGGTCGCACTGCCCGAAGTGCCTGGCGCCGATCCTGTGGTACGACAATGTTCCGCTGCTGAGCTGGGTGCTGCTGGCGGCGAAGTGCAGGAATTGCAAGGCGGCGATTCCGTGGCGGTATCCGGCGGTGGAGTTGGCGACAGGGTTGTGGTTTGCGCTGGCGTCGCGGATTGGGTATGTCGAGGCGGTCGGCGGAGCAGCGTCCACAAATATCTACCTGACGCTCGTGGAATTTGTGATTCTGGGGTTTCTGCTCATCGGGCTGCTGGTCATGGACTGGCAGACGCACACGCTTCCGGATGCGTTCACGCTGACGGGGACGGCGATCGGTTTTTTTCTCGTCTGCGTGCAGGCAATCTTCCTGCCGCGCGGGGCTTATGACATTCACCTGAATTCGCAACATAGTCTGCGACTGTCGAGTCCAGGATCGTTCGCCAGCCAGGGCGATGTGTTCATGACGGGGCCGGAGCATCTTGTGTGGGGGCGCGTGCTGGCGATGTGCATGGCGGCGGCGATTCCGTGGCTGATTCGGGCGCTCTATAAGGCGATCCGAAAGCAGGAGGGGCTGGGGTTCGGCGACGTGAAGCTGATGGCGATGATTGCGGCGTTTCTGGGGTTTGCGTCCGCGATGGTGGCGTTCTTCGTGGGCGTGATTCTGGGTGCGGCCTATGGCATTGTGCTGCTCGCACGGCGGCGGGCGACTACAGCGAGCCAGATTCCACTCGGGACATTCCTTTGTATTGGCGGCCTGGTCGCGGCGCTGCTCGGTGGGCCGATGGTGGAGTGGTACCGGGGTTTCTTCTAG
- a CDS encoding CADD family putative folate metabolism protein, which translates to MSTSFWTALESRIAPYNLLTHPFYQAWSRGELTRDDLRAYAAEYWHHVSAFPTYLSALHSRLPDSELRREVLRNLAEEEGTDSPTARPHSDLWMDFATGMGATRAEVRNHTVQPEMAALLTTFRAAMQEPKAAAAMAALYAYESKVPQIAATKAEGLANHYSADATTAKYFTLHQTADVAHAAVWRDLIDKELASDPTAGDAALDSAERAAQALWIALDGVERERQSRR; encoded by the coding sequence ATGAGCACAAGTTTCTGGACCGCCCTTGAATCGCGCATCGCGCCCTATAACCTGCTGACGCACCCGTTCTATCAGGCGTGGTCGCGCGGAGAGCTGACACGCGACGATCTACGCGCGTACGCGGCTGAGTATTGGCATCACGTTTCGGCCTTTCCGACGTATCTCAGCGCGCTGCACAGCCGGCTGCCGGATTCGGAGCTGCGCCGTGAGGTGTTGCGAAATCTCGCCGAAGAGGAAGGCACAGACAGCCCGACGGCGCGGCCGCACTCGGATCTGTGGATGGACTTTGCGACGGGCATGGGCGCGACGAGGGCAGAGGTGAGAAACCACACCGTGCAGCCCGAGATGGCGGCGCTGCTGACGACGTTTCGGGCGGCGATGCAGGAGCCCAAGGCTGCAGCTGCGATGGCCGCGCTGTACGCGTATGAGTCCAAGGTGCCGCAGATTGCAGCCACCAAGGCTGAGGGATTGGCCAATCATTATTCGGCAGACGCGACTACGGCGAAGTACTTCACGCTGCACCAGACGGCAGATGTGGCCCATGCCGCCGTGTGGCGCGATCTGATCGATAAGGAACTCGCCAGTGATCCGACCGCCGGCGACGCCGCGCTGGACTCTGCCGAGCGCGCCGCCCAGGCACTGTGGATTGCGCTGGATGGCGTGGAGCGCGAGCGGCAGTCGCGAAGATAG
- a CDS encoding carbohydrate porin: MILRVAHKLTLSLCMFAVVMAHAQQDPAGQPDADGGNPPHAANRPAHVTMFPHSDDQRWLVSGQANIIFQAHPGFHSPYSGTNSMLARGEYKTSLVGTLFTGLELHGNARYNTDAIFDLESTGGRGISEALGLAGFTNLDVVRNPNLGPKPYVARAEIHQTIGLTSKMVEAQRTQFSLATKVPDRRFELRVGKLSLPDIFDQNTPGSDSHLQFLNWTVDNNGAYDYAADTRGYTYAAVLEYDDGPWAVRYGMALMPTVANGIDLQSSLRKARGDNYEIDYGRGPLARWLDPKRQGAVRLVGYVNHANMGDYRQQNIKALQERASGNAAATPVITDHPFGTTVKYGVGLNFEQELPKDLRVFGRFGWNEGQHESYAYTEVDQTFEVGGDLAGNRWSRPNDRVGVVVVSNAIKRDHQAYLGLGGLGFLLGDGRLNYAREDILESYYTAHNWRGLFSSFDFQFIEHPGYNQDRGPVGVFSVRTHVDF, from the coding sequence ATGATTCTGCGCGTGGCCCACAAACTGACGCTAAGCCTCTGCATGTTTGCGGTAGTCATGGCGCACGCGCAACAGGACCCGGCAGGCCAGCCGGATGCCGACGGCGGGAATCCGCCCCACGCCGCGAACAGGCCGGCTCATGTGACGATGTTTCCGCATTCGGACGATCAGCGGTGGCTGGTTTCCGGGCAGGCGAACATCATCTTTCAGGCACATCCGGGCTTTCACTCACCGTACTCAGGGACGAATTCCATGCTGGCGCGCGGGGAGTACAAGACCTCGCTTGTCGGGACGCTGTTTACAGGACTGGAACTACACGGAAACGCCCGCTACAACACGGACGCGATTTTCGATCTGGAGTCGACGGGCGGGCGCGGGATCTCCGAGGCGCTGGGGCTGGCGGGCTTCACAAACCTGGACGTGGTGCGGAATCCGAACCTGGGCCCGAAGCCGTATGTGGCCCGCGCGGAGATTCACCAGACGATCGGGTTGACCTCAAAGATGGTGGAGGCGCAGCGGACGCAGTTTTCGCTGGCGACGAAGGTTCCGGATCGGCGGTTTGAGTTGCGGGTAGGCAAGCTGAGCCTGCCGGACATCTTCGACCAGAACACGCCGGGATCGGACTCGCACCTGCAGTTTCTGAACTGGACGGTCGACAATAACGGAGCCTATGACTACGCGGCGGACACGCGCGGCTATACGTATGCGGCCGTGCTGGAGTATGACGACGGACCGTGGGCTGTGCGGTATGGAATGGCCCTGATGCCGACGGTGGCGAATGGGATCGATCTGCAGTCGAGTTTGCGGAAGGCTCGTGGCGACAACTATGAGATCGACTACGGACGAGGGCCATTAGCGCGGTGGCTCGACCCAAAGCGCCAAGGCGCCGTGCGGCTGGTGGGATATGTGAACCACGCGAATATGGGTGACTATCGCCAGCAGAACATCAAGGCACTGCAAGAGCGGGCGAGCGGGAATGCCGCTGCAACGCCGGTGATTACGGATCATCCGTTCGGCACGACGGTGAAGTACGGCGTGGGGCTGAACTTCGAGCAGGAACTGCCGAAAGACCTGCGGGTGTTTGGGCGGTTCGGGTGGAACGAGGGCCAGCACGAGAGCTACGCGTACACGGAGGTGGACCAGACGTTCGAGGTCGGCGGGGACCTGGCGGGCAATAGGTGGTCGCGGCCGAATGACAGAGTCGGCGTGGTGGTGGTGAGCAACGCGATCAAGCGTGACCACCAGGCGTATCTGGGGCTGGGCGGACTGGGGTTTCTGCTTGGCGATGGGCGGCTGAACTACGCGCGCGAGGACATCCTGGAGAGCTACTACACGGCGCACAACTGGCGCGGGCTGTTCAGCTCGTTCGATTTTCAGTTCATCGAGCATCCCGGGTACAACCAGGACCGCGGGCCGGTGGGTGTGTTCAGCGTGCGGACGCATGTGGATTTCTAA
- a CDS encoding metal/formaldehyde-sensitive transcriptional repressor, producing the protein MEIDRERTKLINRAKRIHGQMETVERSLIENRDCTDVLMLLAAVKGGINGLMAEILEDHIRLHIGARPMTPELGEELIDLVRAYLK; encoded by the coding sequence GTGGAGATCGACCGCGAACGCACGAAGCTCATCAACCGCGCCAAGCGCATTCACGGCCAGATGGAGACCGTCGAGCGCAGCCTCATCGAAAACCGCGACTGCACGGACGTTCTGATGCTTCTCGCCGCCGTCAAAGGCGGCATCAATGGCCTGATGGCCGAGATTCTCGAGGACCACATCCGCCTGCACATCGGCGCCCGCCCCATGACGCCAGAACTCGGCGAAGAGCTCATCGACCTCGTCCGCGCGTACCTCAAGTGA